The Populus nigra chromosome 4, ddPopNigr1.1, whole genome shotgun sequence genome contains the following window.
TACCCCTCATAATCAAGCCCTCTACATGATAAACATTATAACTCTCTAACACTTGTTTTTTTGAACTTTATAGAGTTTAAGAAAGCTTTGACATCTTTTGAACTAAGACTatcatttttatacaaaaaaagtatcaaaataATGATCATAAGATGAAGAAAGATGACGATAATGAACACAATAAAATCAAAGCTCGGTCATCATCTTCAACCACAACATCAATATTTCACAAATCTAACtctatttaattcatcaaaatgATCTTTAATCCGGAGAGTACACAACTGCTTCAGATACAATCGGTTTATCAGAGATTTGGTCATGGAAAGAGTTTATAACTTTGTCTTAAATCAAAAAGCTCTAGTATCCTCAACAATTTCTCTCATAACCTCATTAGACAAACTAATAAAGGTGAATAACACTATGTGCCCGTCGTATGAgatcttttttctcttcatcaTTCATCTCTTTAGGCAAATTATCTACATTTTTCAATGCCTTAAAAAAACTTTGTTGAACTAACAAAGCGCATAATTTAATATACTACATATTATAGTCGTTATTTACTACATATTATAGTCGTTATTACCATTAAATTTATCTACATCAAACTTCACCACCGATGTTAATCTTGTCACCATCTCAAAAGTTAACTGATAACCAGGCaaactctgataccaaattATAGCGGAAACAACCTTAAAATCTCAAATCTATTGGCAAGTagagaaatataaaagaaaagcacAATCAATCACACAAGAGCACATACAGAATTTACATGGTACGATAACTTATTAGGCCTACTCAATGGGTGAGATGATCATAAAAATTCACTATGAGTAAATGAGATATTACAAAGTGTTATACAAAATTACTCTCACCTAAAATCCTAAAGTAATCCAaaacacactttttttttctcttctctttagccaccaaaatataaagaatagaAACACTAATAAAATAAGACTTTTCTAAAATAtgacaattttagttttttatatgaaataagtatatgagtatttttttttaacttgagcCTATAATCTAAGACAACCCAATATGAATTCAAAGGTGCATATTTTACAAGCATGATCACAATATTCTTGACAGCATTCCGGACATGAGATGAAAAGGGAGAAATTTCCAAAGAGTGAATGGCAATTTTTTAGCAATTAAGCCCTCAATTTGTGTTCACACTTACCTCTTGACCCCAGCTAGTACCATACTCGTAACCACAGCCAGCGACTTGATGTGCTGCCtcaattaagtttggaagaatTTTAGGACTCATATTTGCCTCTCCTTGTATTGCATGAGCAGCTGATCTGACGAGCTCCTTTGAATTGCCAAATATTTTTAGCTGCTCCTTCTCAGTTAAATCACCTTgttcagaaaaaaagaaaaaggaaatttgTTACACAAACACGAGAAGAGAGGATGTGGTGATAGTTGCAAGaggagaggggaaaaaaaaatctatatactAAGCATTACCATGAACTGGAGTGAGACTTTTTGCTTGAATTCCTACATCACGGGGACATGAACCATATATGACTTTACGCCTGTGAAAACATCCTGTTCCCCCATAGAAAGGACCTTGAATTCCTACTATTCCGTTCCCTATATACTAATcaataattaagataaaacCAAAACAGCAAAATGAATTAGTATACTAATTTAAacattgaaatttaattaaataatactcTCTTcgtaaatataataatataaaccaTTAGTGCTCAAATCTTAttgaaagatttaaatttttagattaacatttttttttacatgatatcGCAATAACGAGCATTTAAGAATCCAAAtctttaaatgttaaaaaataataaattaaaaaatttattacacAGTTATTAAATCTGAGCCGACCCGGTAGGTCGAACAGAAACCTGATCGACCCGATGACTGGATCGATCCAGGTAAGACAAAAGATTTGGATGAGTAAATACCCGGTTTAACTGCCATGACCTGGGCGACCCTGCAAAACTCAGATGAGacccgggttttttttttgttttcaaatgtatttttttcctagttaaagactctcttttttatatttgttttagttggttattaactcTATTCAAAGTTTATTatctaaataatagaaaaatattttattttttcaacgtgagatttgaaaccttttaatatatgttcataagaaaaaaattattttttcaatgttggatttgaagtcttttagtatatatactctatgttcataataaaaaaaattatgtttttttgatgtgggataaaaaatcttttttgtttcaatactttaacttaaaagaataccataataatataatatattttcaatgtgacataaaaaaaccttttaaattttattatttataatatgtatagtctatatttacatggattattttttaatttttttatataaaatattaaaaacttcaaatatatttttttaaaatttttttgaattgatccGAGTTGACCTGGATTAACTTATATAGCCCAGGATCCAGCTTCTTAGATGGGTTAATCCCGGGTCGGGTCTGATTACtgtgatttattaatttaacaataaagtATAGAGAAAAGTtctgtaattaattttaatatataggaTTTCGGACGCACTTACTTTGTGCAAAACCTCGAACTGGTTCCCATATGGATCATCCTTCAGTCCGTCGTAGAAATATTGTGGGAATTGAACAAACCCAGTTTCCATTTCGTTTCTGGAACCAAGCAACAGACACATTGCATGGCAAACAATCTTTGGATTGTTAACAAACATATCACAGTCTAGGTTTAACATGAATGGGGCATTTGTCATCATTCCAGAGACTCTAGTCTGTTCATCATCcaacatgaaaattaattaaattataaccgTATTAAACGATAAAGTTAATCAATAATATTACATATATGCTGGCGTTTAATATATTGTAAGATGAACTAGtgcaataaaaatatgatcACGATGGAGTGATCCGAACTTTTGAGACGTTCGAATTTCTTACgtatataaattagaaaattaaccaaaaaaaagagatgaaaatctaaaaaaacaataagtacaataatcaaattagaaaaataatgtgttgaacttttttttaattgaatttaaaaaataatctaattgtGTAAATTCATTATTGTCTATCTtatcccttttcctttttcataaaaaataattattatttatatcggtatatccataaaaaaattttattgtcgGGTTAATTTTATCGGTAAAGTCAATGGTAAAAGTTACAtgccattatatttttttgtcttttttatttcttcttttcccattataattctcttaatatatattgattaaatgttttcatcattatttctttttttttcctattataatttccttaatatatattaatagaatgttttcatcattattacactactataaatttaacaaatacaaataataacGAAAACATTCAAGCAGtatatatcatcatcatcatatttttaaataataataataatatatataaaaagagagatttATTCACGTGAGCGTATCAAGAATTTGAATTAAGAGTTGGTGTCACTatatctttatttataaaaacaatactaTGTACTATACATAGTGTGGAGCAGTTTTTTACTTACTAGCACATTCATTGCACCTGCTTTATAATGATGAGGATGCTTTGGCCTCTTCTCTCTCGATATGTAAATCAAATGCGGTAACTCATCGGAAATGCCGGCCTTATTCTCCCACACAACCTACAAAACGTTCGTCAAAAATTATCGGCGAGTTCAAAATATTTGTGaaatcctatagaaaaaaacaaaattactatGTAAAAGAGCATCATCATATATAGTTAGAAGGcaccaagaaacaaaaatatttataataacagTAAGGAGTGACTTTACCTTGATTATAGTTGGATGGTTTTTGCCCTCTATATTTGAGAAGGCAGCAAAATCACCACTTAGATTCCTCTCGATGGATTTCTTGTCTGCATCGTTAATCTTGGAGGCAAGCTCCTCGTACTCATCCTACCAGACATGGAAACAACACTAGTTTTTACTGCTCGTAGTTAATACATGTCCTGTTTGCTTTATTACCTTATCCTCaatcaatttagaaaacattatatacatatataatatacggaggtattttattttatatttttttatttcatttgtaaagcagatttttcattttttttaaacagcCATTAAACTCTTCAGAGTTCATCTGTTAAATGACTGTCTTTGTATTAATGCACTCACTatcaagaaaaggaagaaaaagagtcTATCTAATCAAGTGTACGTTGCACAGAGTGTTGTTACTCaagcaaatgaaaagaaagaaagccttGACGCAAAGTTGACGAATTCCAGATAATTAACTAATTCCCGAGTTGAAGATTACCTTCATCTTGTTGTATTCTTGCTGGAATTCCGAGGAATTGTTTAGAGGTACCTCACTAGAAAAGTATCTGAAAGGAGCTCTAGTCTGAATATTATGCTTCTTGCAAAAGGGAGCCCAAAGCTTGGCAAACTTGGATGCTTCAACAAGAGAATAGTAGGTGGTAGGGGAGCAACCGTCATCCGATACATAGCAGGCTAGTTTATCGGCTGGATAGTCGACTGCCAATAAGGATATGACAGTGTTTACAGTGAGTATCGGCGGTTCTAGCACCGGGTCTGCTGTTGTGACAAATATATCCACAGGAGGCAGCTCTTGTATCCTATTAATTGGTGAAGGAAAAACATTTGACAGCAACAAAGTTCAGAACATGAGGTTATGTATATGCATGAAAGGAAGTGATTCAAACGAATCAattcttatattattataattaaaaactgcACGGTACTGTTTCTACATGAAAAAGAGTGTTACTTTTGTGAAAGGCGTTCTGGGTATGTTTTGTACTCCACTGGATTCCATTTGGTACTGACAGTGACAACCCAAGTGAAGGTAAAACATGACTCGCAAAGGAGAGCGAGAAGCCAAGCAAATCCATGGTTGCTGATATAGAGGAGACGATAAACAAGGAGAGATATGAGAAGAACCAAGATTGTAATATCAAAGGCTCTATGTATAGGGTATTTAAGAGCAACTTTGTCATATAAATTAGGAGAGGAGATTGCTTTGGCCATTGAAGATGGAGCCTTGAGCTTGAGCTAGAGCTAGAGCTAGAGCTAGGATTATGGACTTGTTACGTTTCGGTATCATGTAATATATCCACAAATATGTGGAGCGCGTGATGATGTATATATATGGCTgtgattgtttatttatttataaatatcttgCAGTTCTGACCGTGAGTTTTAAATGATGGGCGATGAAAACACGTCGTACTATTCGgagaagaacaaaaataataaacggTAACTGATTGCATTATTGATAGgtgtcagttttttttaattattattaggagaaagtgaagttataatatttattgcaattttttattgataaatatagaattttttcaaccaatttatttatgagattacattttattttctaacaattttaaaagcaaTCTTTCTACATCAATCTTGtacacttaaaataatattatttaaacatcgattttaaaatttgaatggatattttttttaaaataacacttttcctCAACAATCAAGTTAGTTGATACAATAAAAAGACAAAGGAATCCCATTTGAAATTCGAATGAACATATTAGTAGTTTTGAATGCTACaagatttattagttttattcatAGAATTTTCTGTCATTATTTACTCTCACAATTCATTGAAAAAATCCTTACTGATAATTCATGGTCTGTTGGTGAGTCCAGTGATAATAAGTTTACCAATGAATTTACAGAAAgataaagcaaacaaaaaaaaatctacccgCTTCATTTCATCGATAGATCtatcaataaatttaacatattacCGACAAGAAAATCATATGTAATTTCattggtgtttttatttttccattgatatattcatcaacaaatataactTATCACTAATAGAATATTATCTGTAATTTCGTTTGAGTTAATAGTAGCAATGACATTTGcagtaattattttccaactctttAGAATATACTGGAGGAAGTGTTCCGTTGGTAACCCCgttagtaataatttaaaatatattttttaaaaaatattgaacataattagaaaaataattaaaatatattaaaattaaaaaaaattaaatatatataaaaaattaaaataatataaaaattaaatatttattccaaatttaaacatttttaggttcaaatacaataaatttaaaataaaggtGGTCATTGTTGGGATCGTAGGGCCATCAAGGAGGAGCACATGGATCACCCATATGTGATCTCATCTCAATTACCACTCAGTGTAGCTCTTCATAATCTGTAGTGAGtcgtttatatttttcattaagatgGGTTGTCTAATAATGTGTTTGTTGGTCTAATATCGCCCTAAACTCTGGAGTTTTAGTGCTTGGAACTGATTGCAAGAATCCAATAGTCAAGATACTACGAGTCGTACACAAGTTTTCTGTCATAGTGCTAGAGAGTCTGTATACCAGATTTCTATCGAGCCCACCGAACAATCATCCCTCCAACCACAGATTTGGATTTATATCCAGATGGATCAAAGAATTGTTCTCATATATCCTTCAAACAACTGTTATATGtatcatgaaaagaaaaaaataaattcatcaaattgaaagaaaaaaaaaattggtggtCATCACTCCGCACATTTCTTTCAGCAAAAAACTCCATCGGGCTTGGCTCGCATCCATGAACCATAACTTGCAACATAAACATATtgtcagttaaatatatttataaaaaaataacaaataaaaaatgtatgtaataaaaaaaaatcttaccattTGCTTTCCATGTGAAACAAATAGAATGGAGTTGCTGGTGTGCGTGGTAATGGAGTCAGGAACATGCCAATGTTGGTTCTCTAAACCGGACTGTGATCATCGCGTGAAGCATGCAGACTTCATTTGTTGAATGTATTCCGTCCATATAGCCTCCGAGATATATGGCAGTCTGAAATCCTCCCAAACCACCACGTCATTCCAGGCTGGAAGTTCGTTTTCTCTcgcatattttttttgctttttttttagtcttgtgccaaaaatcacgcaacctgtatgatatcaataaattatctgttactaaatgaaaaataaaattttaatattaaaaaaattatcctgatTTTGATCTAACGTAGTTGCAACATAATTCTCCTATACCCTCCTCATCAGCTCTctcccattcaaattttatataacaaaaattttagtaatttcaataaactaaccgaattaaaataataataaaatatttaagttaatactgACCTTGAATCTTGAAAACCATGTATCGACTTGCGGTTTTCATTCAGGATATTTGCAAACTtggctccattgaaataatgagatttccatcgatgatttaaaggTCGATGCTATTGTTCTTGTAGCcttaatttttgtaaaattgaaattgcattcgttaaataaaattatttttttaaaaaaattattaaacatgttgtgaaagcaaaaaaaaacttacattgaaaagtTGTCCTTCCACTAAGCCTCGTACTTACGAGGAAATGGATTTCAATATGAAgggaccccccccccccccgatgTTGTGAGATCGCACTCGACAACCCCACGTCATGAGTCGATGTTTGTGCCTCAGGTGCCTATCCTTGTCGAAACCTAATGACTTGTGATCATCAGTTGCTAGAAGAATAAGCAGCGATCATGTCCTTATGATATGCAATAAATTTTCTCCTaggcatctacacaaattaacataaaaattaaacaatttttattttttaaaaaaatttagcagcacctcccctatacgaGAGGCtacctaaaatttttaaacctaTAAATACACAATATATATGCCACAAACCAGTTGATTTTATCCAATTTCTTCCAACaaattagaataatttaatttcacacaaaattctcattttctaaatggtaatatatataatactaaatttacaaaaattcaaaataataattaaaattaatccaacataattaattgaaattgaacaacaaaattgaaaataaataactaaaattcatcaaaataatgaaaacattatttcaataacaactaaatTCAACACAATGTTTTTTAAGTGGTAATATTTGTGAtcctaaatttatataaaaaaattctaaatgaaataaaataataactaaaattccacaaaatagtgcaaaaaataattcaataacaataaaatttaacacaactattaattcataaaattagtaAGAActcaaaattgaacaaaaataatgacctaaaaaaacaaaaataatgcaaaaaaaaacacaaataaagaagaaaaaggaatgaaaaattcttaccttTTTGACGTGCTTAGTTTCAACtcagaatgaaaaaaaaaagcaaaataaatgaaaagggataaaaaaaaccaaaaaaaaaaagaagaagaaaaatgaagaaaaacaacaaacctTAGGATGAGAAGAGAATATGATGCTtgatgagaagagaaaaataacatgaattgtTGAGAGAGAGTAAAGAAGAgaatataaaagagaagaatAGAGAGTAAGAAACGAGaagaatgaagaagatgaagcccCGTATGTTATGCTCATGgtcttttatattagattttatcAATGGAATGACAGaaagaatattaaatatttaagatttttattggttattttgCTCTGAAGTCAAGTTGAAATTTTCATTTAGCACAAAGATTTTCAGAAAACCCTCCAAATACTACCCACATATTATTGACAACTTTTCATTTTACCCGTGATGTCATTGGTAAAAGAGTAAACagtcaacaataaaaaaaaaaaaggcattttattagtgaaaaaagCTTTAATTATCAGTGTCTTGAGAAGTGAACAATGCTAGGGAGAAGGGAAACAGTTCCCATAGTCTTTGGGATATATCGATGGAAACATTATATCAGTATACCCATGTATAATGAACACCATAAACAGTGCTAGGTAGAAGGGGAACAATTCCCATCACTATTAGAATATACCAACAGACACATTTCATCAGAGTAAAAATAGTGTCTGATGCCAAACTAGATCTATATTCCTTATTTATCTATCCTGTAAATACTTAAACTCACAGTTGCacgca
Protein-coding sequences here:
- the LOC133692875 gene encoding cellulose synthase-like protein H1 isoform X1; translation: MAKAISSPNLYDKVALKYPIHRAFDITILVLLISLLVYRLLYISNHGFAWLLALLCESCFTFTWVVTVSTKWNPVEYKTYPERLSQKIQELPPVDIFVTTADPVLEPPILTVNTVISLLAVDYPADKLACYVSDDGCSPTTYYSLVEASKFAKLWAPFCKKHNIQTRAPFRYFSSEVPLNNSSEFQQEYNKMKDEYEELASKINDADKKSIERNLSGDFAAFSNIEGKNHPTIIKVVWENKAGISDELPHLIYISREKRPKHPHHYKAGAMNVLTRVSGMMTNAPFMLNLDCDMFVNNPKIVCHAMCLLLGSRNEMETGFVQFPQYFYDGLKDDPYGNQFEVLHKYIGNGIVGIQGPFYGGTGCFHRRKVIYGSCPRDVGIQAKSLTPVHGDLTEKEQLKIFGNSKELVRSAAHAIQGEANMSPKILPNLIEAAHQVAGCGYEYGTSWGQEVGWQYGSATEDILTGLKIHARGWRSVLCTPDPRAFLGCAPRVGPISMTQQKRWATGLLEILISERNPIIATLTARLQFRQCLAYLWILIWGLRSIPEICYAVLPAYCIITNSSFLPKAHEPAMYIHVALFLSYVIYSLLEYLETGLSIRAWWNNQRMARMNATNAWLFGVISVFLKTLRISGTVFEVTQKDQSSNNGGDEGRFTFDASPIFVPGTTILLLQLTAFAMGFGGMQLPSVDDASGLGEILCSVLVVVCFWPFVKGLFGKGKYGIPLSTICKSSLLSLSFVYLVTSTSVGQL
- the LOC133692875 gene encoding cellulose synthase-like protein B4 isoform X2, which gives rise to MAKAISSPNLYDKVALKYPIHRAFDITILVLLISLLVYRLLYISNHGFAWLLALLCESCFTFTWVVTVSTKWNPVEYKTYPERLSQKIQELPPVDIFVTTADPVLEPPILTVNTVISLLAVDYPADKLACYVSDDGCSPTTYYSLVEASKFAKLWAPFCKKHNIQTRAPFRYFSSEVPLNNSSEFQQEYNKMKDEYEELASKINDADKKSIERNLSGDFAAFSNIEGKNHPTIIKVVWENKAGISDELPHLIYISREKRPKHPHHYKAGAMNVLYIGNGIVGIQGPFYGGTGCFHRRKVIYGSCPRDVGIQAKSLTPVHGDLTEKEQLKIFGNSKELVRSAAHAIQGEANMSPKILPNLIEAAHQVAGCGYEYGTSWGQEVGWQYGSATEDILTGLKIHARGWRSVLCTPDPRAFLGCAPRVGPISMTQQKRWATGLLEILISERNPIIATLTARLQFRQCLAYLWILIWGLRSIPEICYAVLPAYCIITNSSFLPKAHEPAMYIHVALFLSYVIYSLLEYLETGLSIRAWWNNQRMARMNATNAWLFGVISVFLKTLRISGTVFEVTQKDQSSNNGGDEGRFTFDASPIFVPGTTILLLQLTAFAMGFGGMQLPSVDDASGLGEILCSVLVVVCFWPFVKGLFGKGKYGIPLSTICKSSLLSLSFVYLVTSTSVGQL